The proteins below come from a single Panicum hallii strain FIL2 chromosome 7, PHallii_v3.1, whole genome shotgun sequence genomic window:
- the LOC112899086 gene encoding LOW QUALITY PROTEIN: flavanone 3-dioxygenase 2-like (The sequence of the model RefSeq protein was modified relative to this genomic sequence to represent the inferred CDS: inserted 1 base in 1 codon; deleted 2 bases in 1 codon), translating into MAAGGALPMVDLAPFFNEDDGGRGGVVRAIEAVREACRTHGFFPAVNHGVQAEVMSRALELSAAFFALPDDEKARARPAEGTVAPLPAGYARQPTHSADKHEYVLVFDPKLGFNEYPAEPAGFREAVEECYTKFTELGLLVQEVLNECMGLPPGFLRDYNGDRGFDFMAALRYFPATEEENNGXQDGVGGLEVLKDGEWVRAEPVDGSIIVNIGDVIQVLSNNKLKSATHWVVRKPVHRHSLAFFFNIHGDKWIEPLPEFTTKIGEAPRYRGFVFNEYQQLRMRNKTHPPSRPEDVVHITHYAI; encoded by the exons ATGGCTGCCGGCGGCGCTCTCCCCATGGTGGATCTGGCGCCTTTCTTCAACGAAGACgacggcggcaggggcggcgtcGTCCGCGCCATCGAGGCCGTGCGCGAGGCGTGCCGGACGCACGGCTTCTTCCCCGCCGTCAACCACGGCGTGCAGGCAGAGGTCATGTCGCGCGCGCTCGAGCTGTCGGCCGCGTTTTTTGCATTGCCGGACGACGAGAAGGCCAGGGCTCGGCCGGCCGAGGGGACCGTGGCGCCCCTCCCGGCGGGCTACGCGCGGCAGCCGACGCACTCGGCTGACAAGCACGAGTACGTGCTGGTGTTTGATCCGAAGCTCGGGTTCAACGAGTACCCCGCTGAGCCAGCCGGATTCAG AGAAGCAGTGGAGGAGTGTTACACCAAGTTCACCGAGCTGGGGCTGCTCGTCCAGGAGGTCCTGAACGAGTGCATGGGCCTGCCGCCGGGGTTCCTCAGGGACTACAACGGCGACCGTGGCTTCGACTTCATGGCGGCGCTGCGCTACTTC CCGGCGACGGAGGAGGAGAACAACG CTCAGGACGGTGTCGGGGGTCTCGAGGTCCTCAAGGACGGCGAGTGGGTCCGGGCGGAGCCCGTCGACGGCAGCATCATCGTCAACATCGGCGACGTCATACAG GTgctgagcaacaacaagttgaAGAGCGCGACGCACTGGGTGGTGAGGAAGCCGGTGCACAGGCACTCGCTCGCGTTCTTCTTCAACATCCACGGCGACAAGTGGATCGAGCCGCTGCCGGAGTTCACGACGAAGATCGGCGAGGCGCCGCGCTACAGGGGGTTCGTGTTCAATGAGTACCAGCAGCTGCGGATGAGGAACAAGACCCATCCACCGTCCAGGCCCGAGGACGTCGTCCACATAACCCATTATGCCATCTAG